Proteins encoded together in one Salmo trutta chromosome 3, fSalTru1.1, whole genome shotgun sequence window:
- the LOC115171740 gene encoding beta-crystallin B1: protein MSSDKSKAASQTDGKAAQSKKSEMGMMAYKMFVFDQENFQGRMVEISNECMNVCEMGMDRVRSLRIECGPFVGFEQMNFCGEHYILEKGEFPRWDSWSNCQKNDYLLSFRPVRMDPEKHKICLYEVGEFKGRKMEIMDDDVPSLFSYGFTDRVGSIMVSCGTWVGYQFPGYRGSQYLLEKGDFKHFNEFGARHPQFQSVRRIRDMQWHQQGCYTMASK, encoded by the exons ATGTCCAGTGATAAGTCCAAGGCTGCTTCCCAGACCGACGGGAAGGCTGCTCAGAGCAAGAAGTCTGAGATGGGCATGATGGCCTACAAG ATGTTTGTGTTCGACCAGGAGAACTTCCAGGGTCGCATGGTCGAGATCAGCAACGAGTGCATGAACGTGTGTGAGATGGGCATGGACCGCGTCCGCTCCCTCCGCATTGAGTGTGGACC CTTTGTGGGCTTCGAGCAGATGAACTTCTGTGGCGAACACTACATTCTGGAGAAGGGAGAGTTCCCCCGTTGGGACTCTTGGAGCAACTGCCAGAAAAACGACTACCTGTTGTCCTTCAGGCCCGTCCGCATG gacccCGAGAAGCACAAGATCTGCCTGTACGAGGTTGGGGAATTCAAGGGCCGTAAGATGGAGATCATGGACGATGACGTTCCGTCTCTGTTCTCCTACGGCTTCACCGACAGGGTCGGCAGCATAATGGTCAGCTGCGGAAC CTGGGTGGGCTACCAGTTCCCCGGATACCGTGGCTCCCAGTACCTTCTGGAGAAGGGCGACTTCAAACACTTCAACGAGTTCGGCGCCCGTCACCCCCAGTTCCAGTCGGTGAGGCGTATCCGCGACATGCAGTGGCACCAGCAGGGATGCTACACCATGGCCAGCAAGTGA
- the LOC115164788 gene encoding beta-crystallin A1-2 translates to MYRTTRSPMMQSLVNSGMGVAPFFKVTVFEQEHFQGKCQEFTSECCNIHECGLDIIRSIRVESGAWVGFEHHDFQGQQFILERGEYPHWDAYSGSLSYHVERLMSLRPIYCASHMSSRMMIFERENFMGQSVELCDDYPSLQAMGWSMPEVGSMHVQCGAFVCYQYPGYRGQQYIMECERHSGDYQHWKNWGSHSQTPQIQSIRRIQH, encoded by the exons ATGTACAGAACCACTAGATCACCAATGATGCAATCCCTTGTCAACTCGGGAATGGGCGTGGCTCCTTTCTTCAAG gtgacTGTGTTCGAGCAGGAGCACTTCCAGGGCAAGTGCCAGGAGTTCACCTCTGAGTGCTGCAACATCCACGAATGCGGCCTTGACATCATCCGCTCCATCAGAGTGGAGAGTGGAGC CTGGGTGGGCTTTGAGCACCATGACTTCCAGGGCCAGCAGTTCatcctggagagaggagagtatcCCCACTGGGACGCCTACAGCGGCTCCCTGTCCTACCACGTGGAGCGACTCATGTCCCTGCGTCCCATCTACTGTGCT TCCCACATGAGCAGTCGTATGATGATCTTTGAGAGAGAGAACTTCATGGGCCAAAGTGTTGAGCTGTGTGATGACTACCCCTCCCTGCAGGCCATGGGCTGGTCCATGCCCGAGGTCGGCTCCATGCACGTGCAGTGTGGCGC CTTTGTGTGCTACCAGTACCCCGGCTACAGGGGCCAGCAGTATATCATGGAGTGTGAGAGACACAGTGGAGACTACCAGCACTGGAAGAACTGGGGCTCCCACTCCCAGACCCCCCAGATCCAGTCTATCCGCCGTATCCAGCATTAA